One region of Mucilaginibacter gotjawali genomic DNA includes:
- a CDS encoding alpha-E domain-containing protein yields MLSRVAASFYWLSRYIERSDGMLRMLKINYASSQDAMQEFTWEPVIRIFAGSGEEETEKLENNSRAVLKYMVIGKDNPNSIVNIITLARENARGVQEHIPKDLWQCLNEYYHTVKEPRLERALQREDPIGTLDVLIKQVMLYYGTAEITMERGEGRSFMNIGKYLERAIQSVDILDTKFGSIDDNPDLLTDTSYWKHLLQSLGGYELYLKTYREGFESSNILEQVVLNNDFPRSVIYSVNNIQRYFDRLKDDSNLEDYREMSFQIGRLQSRIKYSSVRTIEEEGLHLFLTQIRKELYGIGNSLNEHYFANS; encoded by the coding sequence ATGTTAAGTAGAGTAGCCGCAAGTTTTTATTGGTTAAGCCGTTACATTGAGCGTAGCGACGGCATGTTGCGTATGCTCAAAATTAATTATGCCTCATCGCAGGATGCAATGCAGGAATTTACCTGGGAGCCGGTGATCAGGATCTTTGCCGGATCAGGCGAGGAAGAGACAGAGAAACTGGAAAACAACAGCCGTGCCGTATTAAAATATATGGTGATCGGTAAGGATAATCCGAATTCTATTGTAAATATCATCACCCTTGCCCGCGAAAATGCAAGAGGTGTACAAGAGCATATCCCGAAAGATCTCTGGCAATGCTTAAACGAGTATTACCACACGGTGAAAGAACCCCGGCTGGAGCGGGCCTTGCAGCGCGAGGACCCTATAGGCACGCTGGATGTATTGATTAAACAGGTAATGCTTTACTACGGTACCGCGGAGATTACCATGGAGCGGGGTGAAGGCCGCAGCTTTATGAATATTGGCAAATATTTGGAGCGGGCGATTCAATCAGTGGATATCCTCGATACTAAATTCGGCTCCATTGATGACAATCCCGACCTGTTGACCGATACCAGTTACTGGAAACACCTGCTGCAATCACTGGGTGGTTATGAGCTGTACCTTAAAACTTACCGCGAAGGTTTTGAATCGTCAAACATATTGGAACAAGTGGTTTTAAATAATGATTTCCCGCGGTCGGTGATCTATTCGGTAAATAATATCCAGCGTTATTTTGACAGGCTGAAAGACGACAGCAACCTTGAGGATTACCGCGAAATGTCGTTCCAGATAGGCCGCCTGCAAAGCCGCATCAAATACAGTTCGGTACGCACCATCGAAGAAGAAGGCCTGCACCTGTTTTTAACGCAGATAAGGAAAGAACTTTATGGAATAGGTAATTCGCTTAATGAACATTATTTTGCAAATTCATAG
- a CDS encoding cystathionine gamma-synthase family protein — MAHKKGFTTTILHSDRLGKPEHGALHKPIHTSVTFGYDDVQDLVDIFQNKKKGYAYSRQGSPTASALETKITAMENGMATITFSTGMAAITSTILALIKKGDHIVASSYLFGNTRSVFQSFIDLGLDFTFVDATSIEEVKKAVQPNTRLLFVETIANPATQIADLEKIGDLCAEKGIIYMVDNTMTSPYLFNPKKVKASLVMNSLTKYIGGHGNALGGSVTDTGLFNWENYPNIFPGFKTQVKPEVFGITQIRKKGLRDAGGTLSPEAAHSISVGSETLALRLERACNNAFALATFFEGHPMIKKVFYPGLQSHPQHKLASRLFLKYGGLMSIELDESIDCFEFLNKLKLVVKSSNLGDTRTLAIPVAHTIFNELGREKRAEMGISESMIRLSIGIEDLDDLLHDFKVALG; from the coding sequence ATGGCTCATAAAAAGGGTTTCACTACCACGATATTACATTCCGACCGTTTGGGCAAACCCGAACACGGTGCGCTGCACAAACCGATCCATACCTCCGTTACCTTCGGTTATGATGATGTGCAGGACCTGGTGGATATTTTCCAGAATAAGAAAAAAGGATACGCTTACAGCCGCCAGGGCAGCCCTACAGCTTCCGCGCTGGAAACAAAAATAACCGCCATGGAAAATGGCATGGCTACCATCACCTTTTCTACAGGGATGGCAGCTATTACGTCGACCATCCTGGCGCTGATCAAAAAAGGGGATCATATTGTGGCCAGTTCATACTTATTTGGCAATACCCGCAGTGTGTTCCAGTCGTTTATTGATTTGGGGCTCGATTTTACATTTGTAGATGCTACCTCAATTGAAGAGGTGAAAAAAGCGGTACAACCCAATACGCGCCTGCTTTTTGTTGAAACCATAGCTAACCCGGCCACGCAAATTGCCGATCTGGAAAAAATAGGCGATCTGTGCGCCGAAAAAGGCATCATTTACATGGTGGATAATACCATGACCTCGCCGTACCTGTTCAATCCCAAAAAAGTAAAGGCAAGCCTGGTAATGAACTCGTTGACCAAATACATCGGCGGCCACGGCAATGCCCTTGGTGGCAGTGTAACTGATACCGGCCTGTTTAACTGGGAGAACTACCCGAATATATTCCCCGGTTTTAAAACGCAGGTAAAACCCGAGGTGTTTGGCATCACCCAGATCCGGAAAAAGGGGTTAAGGGATGCCGGTGGTACACTTTCTCCTGAAGCGGCACATTCTATCTCTGTAGGGTCCGAAACGCTGGCATTACGCTTGGAAAGGGCCTGTAATAACGCTTTTGCGCTGGCAACCTTTTTTGAAGGGCACCCGATGATCAAAAAAGTATTTTACCCGGGGCTTCAATCGCACCCGCAGCATAAATTGGCCAGCCGCCTGTTTTTAAAATACGGCGGCCTGATGAGCATCGAGCTGGATGAAAGTATTGATTGCTTCGAATTTTTAAATAAACTGAAACTGGTTGTAAAGTCAAGTAACCTTGGCGACACCCGCACCCTCGCCATACCCGTAGCACATACCATATTTAATGAACTTGGCCGCGAAAAACGCGCCGAAATGGGCATATCCGAATCGATGATCAGGTTATCTATCGGCATTGAAGACCTGGATGATCTGCTGCACGATTTTAAAGTGGCGTTGGGGTAG
- a CDS encoding nucleotide pyrophosphohydrolase, producing the protein MEISEAQHLVDKWINTMGIRYFNELTNTAILMEEVGEVARIMARQYGEQSFKKSDTEVNLADEMADVLFVLICLANQTGVDLTDALVKNMEKKSIRDADRHRNNEKLKP; encoded by the coding sequence ATGGAAATCAGCGAAGCGCAGCATCTTGTAGATAAATGGATAAACACGATGGGTATCCGGTATTTTAATGAACTGACCAACACTGCCATTTTAATGGAAGAAGTTGGCGAGGTGGCCCGCATTATGGCAAGGCAATATGGCGAGCAATCATTCAAAAAATCGGATACGGAAGTTAACCTGGCGGATGAAATGGCCGATGTGCTGTTTGTACTGATTTGCCTGGCCAACCAAACCGGTGTGGATCTGACCGATGCGCTGGTAAAGAACATGGAGAAAAAAAGTATCCGTGACGCAGACCGGCATCGGAATAACGAGAAACTCAAACCATAA
- the dtd gene encoding D-aminoacyl-tRNA deacylase: protein MRAVIQRVSEASCTVENKITGAIATGFLVLLGIEDADTEEDLQWLAQKTSNLRVFGDENGLMNKALADIDGGILLISQFTLFAQTKKGNRPSFIRAARPDKAIPLYEKMIQVLEELTGKKIATGIFGADMKISLVNDGPVTIIMDTRDKDNH from the coding sequence ATGCGAGCAGTAATACAGCGTGTTTCAGAAGCCAGTTGCACAGTTGAAAACAAAATAACAGGCGCCATAGCTACCGGGTTTTTAGTGTTACTGGGCATTGAAGATGCCGATACTGAAGAGGACCTGCAATGGCTGGCACAAAAAACCTCCAACCTCCGCGTTTTTGGCGACGAGAACGGGCTGATGAATAAAGCACTGGCAGATATTGATGGCGGTATCCTTTTGATCTCACAGTTCACCCTCTTCGCCCAAACCAAAAAGGGAAACCGGCCATCGTTCATCAGGGCCGCCAGGCCAGATAAAGCTATCCCGCTTTATGAAAAGATGATTCAGGTTTTGGAAGAACTAACCGGCAAAAAAATAGCTACGGGCATTTTTGGGGCCGATATGAAGATCAGTTTGGTAAATGATGGGCCGGTAACCATCATCATGGATACCCGCGATAAAGACAATCACTAA
- a CDS encoding circularly permuted type 2 ATP-grasp protein translates to MQESAYFDKYSPISGVWDEMYGQNALVRDHYRKVIEYISGESADDLNKKEELAKRLFMSQGITFTVYNSGEGIEKIFPFDIIPRIITGDEWAFVEKGIKQRLTALNLFLKDVYNNQFIIKDGIVPIDIIYSCPHFLREMYQLQVPYDIYVHISGIDLIRDHDGTFYVLEDNLRTPSGVSYMLENREITKRLFPDLLPKCNVRSVTGYPTILYKNLLALSPRQINNPTIVLLTPGIYNSAYFEHTTLARLMGVELVEGRDLVVNNHKVYMKTTTGLQQVDVIYRRVDDEYLDPLVFNPGSMLGVAGLMGAYRKGNVAIVNAIGTGVADDKAVYVYVPDMIRYYLNEEPILKNVPTHQLGNPDERALVFKNINNMVIKKTNGSGGYGMLMGHAATEKEIEDYKLEVLKDPRNFIAQPTISLSAAPCYMQGELKPRRVDLRPYALYGPSGIEIVPGGLTRVALKEGSLVVNSSQGGGSKDTWVLA, encoded by the coding sequence ATGCAGGAATCAGCTTATTTTGATAAATACAGCCCTATTAGCGGGGTTTGGGACGAAATGTACGGGCAAAATGCGCTCGTTCGCGACCATTACCGCAAGGTAATTGAGTATATTTCCGGAGAATCGGCGGATGACCTTAACAAAAAGGAAGAATTGGCCAAGCGGCTGTTTATGAGCCAGGGCATTACCTTCACCGTTTATAACAGCGGCGAGGGAATCGAAAAGATCTTTCCTTTTGACATCATCCCCCGTATCATTACCGGCGATGAATGGGCATTTGTAGAGAAAGGCATTAAACAACGCCTTACCGCGCTTAACCTTTTTTTAAAGGATGTTTACAACAACCAGTTCATTATTAAGGATGGCATTGTACCGATAGACATTATTTACTCCTGCCCGCATTTCCTGCGCGAAATGTACCAGCTGCAGGTGCCCTATGATATTTATGTACACATTTCGGGCATCGACCTGATCCGCGATCATGATGGTACTTTTTATGTTTTGGAGGATAACCTGCGCACTCCTTCGGGTGTAAGTTATATGCTGGAGAACCGGGAGATCACCAAACGCCTCTTCCCCGATCTGCTGCCTAAATGCAACGTTCGCAGCGTAACCGGGTATCCAACCATTTTATATAAAAACCTGCTGGCTTTGTCGCCGCGGCAGATCAATAACCCTACCATTGTACTGTTAACGCCGGGTATTTATAATTCAGCCTATTTTGAGCACACTACCCTTGCCCGCCTGATGGGCGTTGAATTGGTGGAGGGCCGCGACCTGGTGGTGAACAACCATAAGGTTTATATGAAAACAACCACCGGCCTGCAACAGGTGGATGTGATCTATCGCCGGGTGGACGATGAATATCTTGATCCGCTGGTATTTAACCCCGGCAGTATGCTGGGTGTAGCCGGCCTGATGGGCGCTTACCGTAAAGGGAATGTGGCCATTGTTAATGCGATAGGTACCGGCGTAGCCGATGATAAAGCAGTTTATGTATACGTACCGGATATGATCCGCTATTACCTGAACGAAGAACCGATTCTGAAAAACGTACCCACCCACCAGCTGGGCAACCCGGACGAAAGGGCGTTGGTGTTTAAAAACATCAATAACATGGTGATCAAAAAAACCAATGGCAGCGGCGGGTATGGGATGCTGATGGGCCATGCGGCCACCGAAAAGGAGATTGAAGATTATAAACTGGAGGTATTAAAAGACCCGCGCAACTTTATTGCGCAGCCAACTATCAGCCTGTCGGCCGCGCCCTGCTACATGCAGGGCGAACTAAAACCGCGCCGTGTCGACCTTAGGCCCTATGCCTTGTATGGCCCTTCGGGGATCGAGATCGTGCCGGGCGGATTAACGCGCGTAGCGCTGAAAGAAGGCTCCCTTGTGGTAAACAGCTCGCAGGGTGGCGGCAGTAAGGATACGTGGGTATTAGCTTAG
- a CDS encoding alkene reductase, with product MEAYKLFTPTKVGSIAVKNRIVMSPMTRCRAIGNVPNDLMAEYYGQRAGAGLIITEGTSPSPNGLGYARIPGIFSQEQVEGWKKVTSAVHAKGGKIVIQFMHSGRIGHPANLPEGAVLLGPSAVKAAGQMWTDSQQMQDMGTPKAMTAEEIVSTKAEFVAAAKNAIEAGFDGVELHGANGYLLEQFLSPFSNVREDNYGGSIENRARFVVEVATEVAAAIGADKTGIRLSPYGVASDMPHYPEIDATYQYLARQLNNIGIAYIHVVDHSAMGAPAVPLAIKQTIRHTFTNTIILAGGYDLAHAEADLQSGLGDMIGFGRPFINNPDLVERFEAEKPLSADLKMDLFYSADEKGYTDYPVYSD from the coding sequence ATGGAAGCCTACAAATTATTCACCCCAACAAAAGTGGGGAGTATAGCAGTAAAAAACCGCATCGTTATGTCGCCGATGACCCGTTGCCGCGCCATCGGCAATGTGCCAAACGACCTGATGGCCGAATACTATGGCCAGCGCGCCGGCGCCGGATTGATCATTACCGAAGGTACATCCCCTTCGCCAAACGGTTTGGGTTATGCCCGCATCCCCGGTATTTTTAGCCAGGAACAAGTGGAAGGATGGAAAAAAGTAACCTCGGCCGTGCATGCTAAAGGCGGCAAGATCGTTATCCAGTTTATGCACTCAGGCCGTATCGGTCACCCCGCAAATTTGCCCGAAGGAGCAGTACTGCTTGGTCCCTCAGCTGTAAAAGCAGCCGGCCAGATGTGGACCGACAGCCAGCAAATGCAGGACATGGGTACGCCAAAAGCGATGACCGCCGAAGAAATAGTATCCACCAAAGCTGAGTTTGTTGCCGCCGCCAAAAACGCTATCGAAGCTGGTTTCGACGGTGTTGAACTGCATGGCGCGAACGGTTACTTGTTAGAGCAATTCCTGTCGCCATTCAGCAATGTGCGTGAAGATAATTATGGTGGCAGTATCGAAAACCGCGCCCGGTTTGTAGTTGAAGTAGCAACCGAAGTAGCCGCAGCCATCGGCGCGGATAAAACAGGCATCCGTTTGTCGCCTTACGGTGTGGCCAGCGATATGCCGCATTACCCCGAGATCGACGCTACTTACCAGTACCTGGCAAGGCAGCTCAATAATATCGGCATCGCTTATATCCACGTGGTAGATCATTCAGCAATGGGTGCGCCTGCAGTGCCTTTGGCTATTAAACAAACTATCCGCCATACTTTCACCAATACCATTATCCTGGCCGGTGGCTATGACCTTGCGCACGCTGAAGCCGACTTGCAAAGCGGGTTGGGTGATATGATAGGGTTTGGTCGTCCGTTTATTAATAATCCCGATTTGGTTGAACGTTTTGAAGCCGAAAAACCATTATCTGCTGATTTAAAAATGGATTTGTTTTATTCGGCTGATGAAAAAGGGTATACCGATTACCCGGTATACAGTGATTAA
- a CDS encoding HAD family hydrolase, with protein sequence MINTIIFDLGAVLIDWNPDYLYRKIFADEEEMKNFLTNVTSSDWNEEQDAGRPLQEGTDILVKQFPEHEGNIRAFYSRWDEMLGDPLHGTVEIFKQLKQSNRYKIYALTNWSAETFPVAQARYDFLNWFDGIVVSGTEKMRKPTPAFYQILIDRYQVKPEEALFIDDNYRNILAAEKMGIKSIHFTSAEELKHNLQELELL encoded by the coding sequence ATGATCAACACCATCATCTTCGACCTTGGCGCGGTACTAATTGACTGGAACCCGGATTACCTTTACCGTAAGATTTTTGCAGATGAGGAAGAAATGAAAAACTTCCTGACCAACGTGACAAGTTCTGATTGGAACGAGGAACAGGATGCAGGCCGCCCCTTGCAGGAAGGAACTGATATACTGGTAAAACAGTTTCCGGAGCATGAGGGTAATATCCGGGCGTTTTATTCCCGCTGGGATGAAATGCTGGGCGATCCCTTACATGGCACCGTGGAGATCTTTAAACAGCTTAAACAAAGCAACCGCTATAAAATATACGCCCTTACCAACTGGTCGGCAGAGACGTTTCCGGTGGCGCAGGCGCGGTATGACTTTTTAAACTGGTTTGATGGCATCGTGGTATCAGGTACCGAGAAGATGCGTAAGCCCACGCCTGCATTTTACCAAATACTAATCGACCGTTACCAGGTAAAACCAGAAGAAGCTTTATTTATTGACGACAATTACCGCAATATTTTAGCGGCCGAAAAGATGGGCATCAAATCGATCCACTTTACATCGGCAGAAGAGTTGAAACACAACCTGCAGGAATTAGAATTGTTGTAA
- a CDS encoding DUF4349 domain-containing protein yields MKKLVYAAALMITVAGCNNANEGKEKVKVMNMALRAPAERNYDVNQDKAVAQGPVQETVSRKIIKEGEISFETKNIAGTRKAIYNSVQKLDGYIAGEVESNDSVNTRNECLLKIRIPEKNFDLFLNNVSSKATRIDSKNIRARDVTSEYIDITTHLVNKKKLEDRYVDLLKKGNKMSDLLQIENKISEIETSIDSTQAQLNYLTKQVEYSSLDITFYTKQIVKNDDRTFGSKFINAISSGWADLGAFFFGCLAVWPLWLIGVIFYFISKAWLKKHPLKKTAAVVK; encoded by the coding sequence ATGAAAAAGCTGGTCTATGCTGCTGCCCTCATGATAACCGTTGCAGGTTGCAACAATGCGAACGAGGGAAAAGAAAAGGTAAAAGTAATGAATATGGCCTTAAGGGCCCCGGCTGAAAGGAATTACGACGTTAATCAGGATAAAGCAGTTGCACAGGGACCAGTTCAGGAGACAGTTAGCCGCAAGATCATAAAAGAGGGGGAAATCAGTTTTGAAACGAAAAATATTGCCGGGACACGCAAAGCCATTTATAATTCGGTACAAAAATTGGACGGATATATCGCCGGAGAAGTTGAATCGAACGACAGCGTCAATACCCGGAATGAATGCCTTTTGAAGATCCGGATCCCTGAGAAGAATTTCGATCTGTTTTTAAACAATGTTTCTTCAAAGGCAACGAGAATTGATTCGAAAAATATCCGTGCAAGGGATGTCACCAGCGAATATATTGACATCACCACCCACCTCGTCAATAAAAAGAAACTGGAAGACCGCTATGTCGATCTGTTAAAAAAGGGTAATAAAATGTCTGACCTGCTGCAAATTGAAAATAAAATTTCGGAGATAGAAACCTCTATCGATTCAACCCAGGCACAGCTTAATTATTTAACAAAACAGGTGGAATACAGTTCACTGGATATCACCTTTTATACCAAACAAATCGTAAAAAATGATGACCGCACTTTCGGTTCAAAGTTCATCAACGCAATTTCAAGCGGCTGGGCCGATTTGGGCGCGTTCTTTTTTGGCTGTTTAGCTGTTTGGCCGTTATGGTTAATTGGGGTTATATTTTATTTTATCAGCAAAGCCTGGCTTAAAAAACACCCGCTAAAAAAAACTGCCGCAGTAGTTAAGTGA
- a CDS encoding FAD-binding protein, producing the protein MKRKTFIKLSGTFMAAPLISPYYSFAQQDRLKNWAGNLTYSTGNVFYPTTVAEVQQLVKAHTKIKALGTRHCFNTIADSRDNLLSTSKMNQVVSLNTAENTVTVEAGIKYGELAPYLHQKGYALHNLASLPHISVGGSITTATHGSGIRNGNLSSAVTGLELVIADGSIVHFSKAADREKLNAAVVGLGALGIITKVTLAIQPTFMVSQRVFTGLPMAQVKENFEKIMSAGYSVSLFYDWQTDLINEVWIKSRIGTDTLPDQPEFYGAKAATKNLHPIIALGAENCTEQMGVPGPWFERLPHFKMGFTPSSGKELQAEYFVPLHHAVAAIEAVAKLGKQIGPHLFITEIRTIAADDLWMSPCRHQTSVTIHFTWKQETEAVLALLPQIEQALAPFNPRPHWGKVFTLAPKILEARYPKLHDFKKLVAAFDPHGKFRNGFLERNIYG; encoded by the coding sequence ATGAAGAGAAAAACATTTATCAAATTAAGCGGCACCTTTATGGCAGCACCTTTAATATCCCCCTACTACTCCTTCGCGCAGCAGGACAGGCTAAAAAACTGGGCCGGCAACCTTACCTACAGCACCGGTAACGTATTTTACCCCACTACCGTGGCCGAAGTACAGCAACTGGTAAAAGCGCATACCAAAATAAAGGCTCTCGGCACCCGGCATTGCTTCAACACCATTGCCGACAGCCGCGACAACCTGCTCTCTACCAGTAAAATGAACCAGGTGGTGTCCCTTAACACTGCCGAAAATACAGTAACCGTTGAGGCCGGTATTAAATATGGCGAACTGGCCCCTTACCTGCACCAAAAGGGCTATGCCCTGCACAACCTGGCCTCGCTGCCGCATATTTCGGTGGGGGGCTCCATTACTACGGCTACGCATGGGTCGGGGATCAGGAACGGGAATTTGAGCAGCGCAGTAACCGGGCTGGAACTGGTGATCGCCGATGGCAGCATCGTACACTTCAGCAAAGCCGCCGATCGCGAAAAGCTGAACGCCGCCGTGGTGGGCCTGGGCGCCTTGGGCATTATTACCAAGGTTACTTTGGCCATACAACCCACCTTTATGGTGAGCCAGCGCGTATTTACCGGCCTGCCCATGGCACAGGTGAAGGAGAATTTTGAAAAGATCATGTCCGCCGGGTATAGCGTGAGTTTGTTTTACGACTGGCAAACCGACCTCATTAACGAAGTCTGGATAAAGAGCCGCATCGGTACCGACACCCTGCCCGATCAGCCCGAATTCTACGGCGCCAAAGCCGCCACCAAAAACCTGCACCCCATTATCGCTCTCGGCGCCGAAAACTGTACCGAACAGATGGGCGTGCCCGGCCCCTGGTTTGAGCGGCTGCCGCACTTTAAAATGGGCTTTACCCCCAGCAGCGGTAAAGAACTGCAGGCCGAATATTTTGTGCCCCTGCACCACGCCGTAGCAGCTATTGAAGCCGTTGCCAAACTGGGCAAACAAATAGGCCCTCATTTATTTATCACCGAGATCCGCACCATTGCGGCCGACGACCTGTGGATGAGCCCCTGCCGCCACCAAACCTCGGTAACCATCCATTTTACCTGGAAGCAGGAAACCGAAGCCGTACTGGCACTGCTGCCGCAGATTGAACAGGCCCTGGCCCCTTTTAATCCCCGACCGCACTGGGGCAAAGTTTTTACCCTGGCGCCCAAAATTCTGGAGGCCCGCTACCCCAAATTGCACGACTTTAAAAAGCTGGTAGCCGCTTTTGATCCGCACGGCAAGTTCAGGAACGGGTTTTTGGAGAGGAATATTTATGGGTAA
- the rsgA gene encoding ribosome small subunit-dependent GTPase A, which produces MQGLIIKSTGSWYSVLTNDGQRTECRIKGIFRTKGITTTNPLAVGDVVDFEMEPDQDTGVIVNLHPRKNYIIRKSINLSKQGQIIAANLDQALLVVTLASPRTSLGFIDRFLVTAEAYSIPAKLVFNKLDLFSDEGLEVLADYKSIYENIGYPCYEVSALEGTNINQVKELLKGKVTLFSGHSGVGKSSLINALLPDLDLRTHQVSDWSDKGMHTTTFAEMFELPEGGFIIDTPGIRELGVIDIEKQELSHFFPEMRDRMHQCRFHNCRHINEPGCAVLKALENGEIELSRYESYLSIYHGNDTRA; this is translated from the coding sequence ATGCAGGGACTTATCATTAAATCAACCGGAAGCTGGTACAGTGTGCTTACAAACGATGGCCAACGGACGGAATGCCGGATCAAGGGGATCTTCCGTACCAAAGGCATTACCACCACCAACCCGCTGGCCGTGGGTGATGTGGTGGATTTTGAAATGGAACCCGATCAGGATACCGGCGTGATAGTTAACCTGCACCCCCGCAAAAATTATATCATCCGCAAATCAATCAATTTGAGCAAACAGGGGCAGATCATCGCCGCCAACCTGGACCAGGCCCTGCTGGTAGTTACCCTCGCCTCGCCTCGCACTTCATTGGGCTTTATCGACCGTTTTTTGGTTACTGCCGAAGCATACAGCATCCCCGCCAAACTGGTATTTAATAAACTCGACCTGTTCAGCGATGAGGGACTTGAGGTATTGGCAGATTATAAATCCATTTACGAAAATATCGGCTACCCCTGTTACGAAGTTTCGGCGCTGGAAGGCACCAATATCAACCAGGTAAAAGAACTGTTAAAAGGTAAGGTGACGCTATTTTCGGGCCATTCGGGTGTGGGTAAATCAAGTTTGATCAATGCCCTCCTCCCCGACCTCGACCTGCGCACACACCAGGTATCCGACTGGAGCGACAAGGGCATGCACACTACCACCTTTGCCGAAATGTTTGAACTGCCCGAAGGCGGCTTTATTATTGATACTCCCGGCATCCGCGAACTGGGTGTCATCGACATTGAAAAACAGGAACTAAGCCACTTCTTCCCCGAAATGCGCGACCGCATGCACCAGTGCCGCTTCCACAACTGCCGCCACATTAACGAACCCGGCTGCGCTGTACTAAAAGCTTTGGAAAACGGAGAAATAGAACTATCGCGCTATGAAAGTTATCTGAGCATTTATCATGGAAATGATACCAGGGCGTGA
- a CDS encoding transglutaminase family protein, producing MPEFEIQHITRYIYESPVRDSANQIILFPIKDAYQEVIKQELTITGNPHVDTHIDYYGNEVGSFTYSEPHMALIINSKIWVATKHRELPVNDIFPDQQWEDLKRLQFVVPYIDFLKQEYFVGLDELRAIVNHEKLNEYAPYQVVLRFCEYVYQNFEYIKGVTTVDTTLDEIWKLKAGVCQDFAHILMEMLRMVHIPARYVSGYICTSKSTGLRGIGATHAWAEAYIPDYGWLGIDPTNNCIANETHVRLAVGRNFSDCSPVKGVYKGSSNHKLEVAVSVDDENVLSNSDIQINEAHITNIISETPKNSYQRYMEIMQQQQQQ from the coding sequence ATGCCCGAATTTGAGATCCAACACATCACCCGATATATTTACGAAAGCCCCGTACGCGACAGTGCCAACCAGATCATCCTGTTTCCGATTAAGGACGCATACCAGGAAGTAATCAAACAGGAACTTACCATCACCGGAAACCCGCATGTGGATACCCATATTGATTATTATGGCAACGAAGTAGGCAGTTTTACCTATAGTGAACCGCATATGGCACTCATCATCAATTCAAAAATATGGGTGGCAACCAAACACCGCGAACTGCCGGTTAACGATATTTTCCCCGACCAGCAATGGGAGGACCTGAAACGGTTGCAGTTTGTAGTACCGTATATTGATTTTTTAAAACAGGAATATTTTGTCGGGCTGGATGAATTGCGCGCAATTGTTAACCATGAGAAACTAAACGAATACGCACCCTACCAGGTAGTATTACGCTTTTGCGAGTATGTTTATCAAAACTTTGAATATATAAAGGGCGTAACTACTGTTGATACCACGCTGGACGAAATTTGGAAGTTAAAAGCCGGCGTGTGCCAGGATTTTGCGCACATCCTGATGGAAATGCTGCGCATGGTGCATATCCCTGCCCGTTATGTAAGTGGCTATATCTGCACCAGCAAGAGTACAGGTTTACGGGGTATTGGCGCTACCCATGCCTGGGCCGAAGCGTATATCCCGGACTATGGCTGGCTCGGTATCGACCCTACCAATAACTGCATCGCTAACGAAACTCATGTGCGCCTGGCCGTTGGCCGTAATTTTTCAGATTGTTCGCCTGTTAAAGGCGTATACAAAGGGTCATCAAACCATAAACTGGAGGTTGCGGTATCGGTAGACGATGAAAATGTATTAAGCAATTCCGACATCCAGATCAACGAAGCGCATATCACCAACATCATTTCCGAAACGCCTAAAAACAGCTATCAGCGTTATATGGAGATCATGCAACAACAACAACAGCAGTGA